In Mongoliitalea daihaiensis, one DNA window encodes the following:
- the ligA gene encoding NAD-dependent DNA ligase LigA, which yields MTSQEAQLRISELSNQINYHNQLYYNEDRSEISDFEFDQLLQELITLETQFPEFLDADSPSQRVGGTITKEFETVEHEYRMLSLGNTYSPEELLAFDERVAKGLGHRNYEYFCELKFDGVAISLVYENGRLIRAVTRGDGTKGDVVTENIKTIRNIPLHIKGDKVPEKFEVRGEIFLPRKEFDKINAEREANGEALLANPRNAASGTVKMQDSSIVAKRRLNCYFYQLLGEEIGVEEHDKAIHQLEQWGFNVSPTYAKCLSVQDVLSYINEWQEKRFELPLDTDGVVLKVNNYDQREELGFTAKIPRWAIAYKYQAESAISQLLSITYQVGRTGAITPVANLAPVHLAGTTVKRASLHNANEIERLGLHEGDWVSIEKGGEIIPKITTVISEKRKTDAKPIAYIQHCPECHTELTRKEGEAKHYCPNHAGCPPQILGRIEHFLHKRAMDIDSLGTERIKTLIDQGYIKNYADLYELETQKDRLLGLEMSQDQYQKTEEGYLYISLLKAFFALTEGISLSAIQKFLAEEQEKSLEETLKSFELFIRKSNKKVAQNTGNLLLLKDHIHYAALPTLEEYVPVSAVLKVLLGSRVSLEELLRVSAHCSTVHAVLLELNLDLPSEVEDRIKKLKANTFQEGVISNMMEGIEKSKQQGFPKVLFALGIRNIGENTAQILAKEFKSIDALKTASAEALLAVNGVGETLVQSIQEFFGEQENLTIIERLRGHGLSLDMQEEVRVLDSNQLEGMKILASGKLNHFKRDEIIDFIESNGGTYVKAVSKSLDFIIEGEDMGPSKKEKAEKLGVKMISEEEFMKMVGKS from the coding sequence ATGACTTCACAAGAGGCTCAACTCCGTATATCCGAACTTAGCAATCAGATCAATTATCATAATCAGCTTTATTACAACGAAGACCGAAGCGAAATATCAGATTTCGAGTTTGATCAGTTGTTGCAGGAACTGATTACTTTGGAGACGCAGTTCCCTGAATTTTTGGATGCTGACAGCCCTTCCCAACGGGTAGGTGGTACGATTACCAAGGAATTTGAAACTGTGGAACACGAGTATCGCATGCTATCTTTGGGTAACACCTACTCTCCAGAGGAACTACTAGCTTTTGATGAGCGAGTAGCCAAGGGATTGGGGCATCGAAACTATGAGTATTTCTGCGAATTGAAATTCGATGGAGTTGCAATCAGTTTAGTATATGAAAATGGAAGGCTTATCCGTGCGGTAACCCGGGGAGATGGTACCAAAGGGGATGTGGTCACCGAGAATATCAAAACCATCCGAAACATCCCTTTACACATCAAAGGTGACAAGGTTCCTGAAAAATTTGAAGTACGAGGAGAGATCTTTTTGCCTCGAAAGGAATTTGACAAAATCAATGCCGAGCGCGAAGCTAACGGAGAGGCACTCTTGGCAAACCCAAGAAATGCAGCCTCGGGAACTGTCAAAATGCAAGACAGCAGTATCGTGGCCAAGCGAAGACTCAATTGTTACTTTTATCAATTGTTGGGAGAGGAAATTGGGGTTGAAGAACACGATAAAGCTATTCACCAACTGGAACAGTGGGGTTTCAATGTCTCCCCTACTTATGCCAAATGTTTGAGTGTTCAAGATGTATTATCCTACATCAACGAGTGGCAAGAAAAGCGTTTTGAATTGCCTTTGGACACTGATGGGGTAGTTTTAAAAGTTAATAATTACGATCAACGGGAGGAATTAGGCTTCACAGCAAAGATTCCTCGTTGGGCCATTGCTTATAAATACCAAGCAGAATCTGCCATCAGTCAATTACTATCCATTACCTATCAGGTTGGCAGAACAGGAGCAATTACACCTGTAGCTAATTTGGCACCTGTGCACTTAGCAGGAACAACGGTAAAACGCGCCTCCTTACACAATGCCAATGAAATCGAACGCTTAGGTTTACACGAAGGAGATTGGGTGTCCATTGAAAAAGGCGGTGAAATCATCCCTAAAATAACTACCGTCATTTCTGAAAAACGGAAAACCGATGCGAAACCAATCGCCTATATTCAACATTGCCCAGAATGTCACACCGAACTGACCCGAAAAGAAGGGGAAGCAAAGCATTACTGTCCTAATCATGCCGGATGTCCTCCACAGATTTTGGGACGAATCGAACACTTCCTGCATAAGCGCGCCATGGACATTGATTCTTTGGGCACAGAACGCATCAAAACGCTTATTGATCAAGGATATATTAAAAACTACGCCGACCTGTATGAACTGGAAACACAAAAAGACCGATTACTCGGTCTGGAAATGTCTCAGGATCAATATCAGAAAACGGAGGAAGGGTACTTATACATTTCTTTGTTGAAAGCCTTTTTTGCGTTAACAGAAGGAATATCCCTCAGTGCTATCCAAAAATTCCTAGCCGAAGAACAGGAAAAGAGTTTGGAGGAAACGCTCAAATCCTTTGAGTTATTTATCCGCAAAAGCAATAAAAAGGTTGCTCAAAATACCGGAAACTTACTTTTGCTCAAAGATCATATTCATTATGCTGCACTTCCTACTTTGGAAGAATATGTTCCTGTGAGTGCGGTTTTGAAAGTTTTGTTGGGATCGCGGGTGAGTTTGGAAGAGTTGTTACGAGTAAGTGCACATTGTTCAACCGTTCATGCGGTTTTACTTGAACTCAATCTCGACTTACCTTCCGAAGTGGAAGACCGAATCAAAAAACTCAAAGCCAATACCTTTCAGGAAGGAGTAATTTCCAACATGATGGAAGGGATTGAAAAATCAAAACAACAGGGATTTCCTAAGGTTCTCTTTGCCTTGGGGATACGAAATATCGGAGAAAATACAGCTCAGATTTTAGCTAAGGAATTCAAGAGCATAGATGCTTTAAAAACTGCCTCAGCGGAAGCCCTATTGGCTGTCAATGGTGTAGGAGAAACCTTGGTGCAAAGTATTCAAGAGTTTTTCGGAGAACAAGAAAACTTGACCATCATTGAGCGCTTACGTGGACATGGACTCAGTTTAGACATGCAAGAAGAAGTGCGTGTTTTGGATAGCAATCAATTGGAAGGAATGAAGATTTTGGCATCCGGTAAATTGAACCATTTCAAACGGGATGAAATTATAGATTTTATAGAATCAAATGGCGGCACCTATGTTAAGGCAGTGTCAAAAAGTTTGGATTTTATTATTGAAGGTGAAGACATGGGGCCTAGTAAAAAGGAAAAAGCTGAAAAATTGGGTGTAAAAATGATTTCAGAAGAGGAATTCATGAAGATGGTCGGTAAATCCTAA
- a CDS encoding TetR/AcrR family transcriptional regulator: MSKKTEIESKILEVAYKLFLKQGYKNTTMDDIAQELSMSKKTLYKYFPGKLELLAASFDILKTRLSLKVETLLDNKYIPFTGKLKSLLTTVAADLAPINPELLDDLREHATEIWAELQTYIRESAFLRFQKLIQEGVSQGFILPHINISLVVCLYAAAIQSLIDSHFLEQFPAEMQKQMNISTADKYDQAIQIIFQGILTDEARKEFQST, encoded by the coding sequence ATGAGTAAAAAGACCGAAATAGAGTCCAAAATATTAGAAGTTGCGTACAAGTTGTTTTTGAAGCAGGGGTACAAAAATACTACCATGGATGATATCGCGCAGGAGTTGTCCATGAGTAAAAAGACCCTTTATAAATACTTTCCCGGCAAACTAGAGCTGCTGGCAGCCTCTTTTGATATTTTAAAAACCAGGTTGTCTCTTAAAGTAGAGACCTTATTGGATAACAAATACATTCCATTTACAGGGAAACTTAAATCCTTGCTCACTACGGTGGCAGCAGATTTGGCCCCGATTAATCCGGAATTACTTGATGATTTGCGGGAACATGCGACGGAAATATGGGCTGAATTACAAACCTACATCCGCGAGTCTGCTTTTCTTCGTTTTCAAAAATTGATTCAAGAGGGCGTAAGTCAGGGGTTTATACTTCCCCATATAAATATTAGTTTAGTGGTTTGCCTTTATGCGGCAGCCATTCAAAGTCTGATCGACAGTCATTTTTTGGAGCAGTTTCCGGCCGAAATGCAAAAGCAAATGAATATCAGCACAGCTGACAAATACGATCAAGCCATACAAATTATTTTCCAAGGGATTCTCACAGATGAAGCCCGGAAGGAATTTCAATCGACCTAA
- the metG gene encoding methionine--tRNA ligase produces MKTFKRYTITSALPYANGPLHIGHLAGCYIPSDIYARYLRLRERNVAYICGSDEHGVAITIKAKKEGISPQDVVDRYHEMMKKSFQEFGISFDHYSRTSAPIHHETASEFFKDLYEKGEFLEQITQQYYDEEAGQFLADRYIEGTCPKCGYEHAYGDQCEKCGSSLSPTDLLNPKSKLSGSSPVMKDTKHWFLDLARYTDFLKNWILEEHQGDWKNNVLGQCRSWLEAGDGLQARSMTRDMDWGIPVPVEGAEGKVLYVWFDAPIGYISSTKEWAAEHGKDWEPYWKDQDTKLVHFIGKDNIVFHCIIFPAILKTHGGYVLPDNVPANEFLNLEGDKISTSRNWAVWLHEYLEEFPGKQDVLRYVLTANAPETKDNDFTWKDFQGRNNSELVAIFGNFVNRAVVLTHKFFDGKVPALGKLEAVDRDVLEEMAGFPDRIADSIERYRFREALSLVMDFARMGNKYLAETEPWKSIKTDPERTATVLNIALNIAANLAVVAEPFLPFTAKKIYDMFELNGLTWKDAGKSDLLLEGNVLNQAALLFEKIEDQTVEQQVNKLLDTKKKNAMETAPAAPMKELITYDDFVKLDMRVVKVLTAEPMPKSKKLLKLTVDTGLGQRTVLSGVAEHFKPEDLVGKQVVMLINLAPRKMMGIDSEGMILMAEDKDGSLKLLQPHEGVAPGSTIS; encoded by the coding sequence ATGAAAACATTTAAACGATATACCATTACCTCTGCTTTACCTTACGCCAATGGACCCTTGCATATTGGGCACTTGGCAGGGTGTTACATTCCCTCGGATATTTATGCACGCTATCTTCGTTTACGAGAGCGGAATGTGGCCTATATCTGTGGTTCGGATGAACATGGGGTGGCTATTACGATTAAGGCAAAAAAAGAAGGTATCAGTCCTCAGGATGTAGTCGACCGCTATCATGAAATGATGAAAAAGAGTTTTCAGGAGTTTGGAATAAGTTTTGATCATTACTCCCGAACATCTGCACCGATTCATCATGAGACAGCTTCAGAGTTTTTCAAAGATTTGTATGAGAAAGGGGAGTTTTTGGAGCAAATTACGCAGCAGTATTACGATGAAGAGGCAGGTCAGTTTTTGGCAGATCGCTACATCGAAGGAACTTGTCCTAAGTGTGGCTACGAACATGCCTACGGAGATCAGTGTGAGAAATGTGGATCTTCTTTGAGTCCAACTGATTTGTTGAATCCTAAATCTAAATTATCAGGCAGCAGCCCGGTGATGAAGGATACCAAGCATTGGTTTTTGGATTTGGCCCGTTATACCGATTTCTTGAAAAACTGGATTTTGGAAGAACATCAAGGAGATTGGAAAAACAATGTTTTGGGTCAGTGTCGTTCTTGGTTGGAAGCAGGAGATGGTTTACAGGCGCGTTCTATGACTCGAGATATGGACTGGGGGATTCCTGTTCCCGTTGAAGGTGCCGAAGGTAAAGTATTGTATGTTTGGTTTGATGCACCGATTGGCTACATCTCATCCACCAAAGAATGGGCAGCTGAACACGGAAAAGATTGGGAACCCTACTGGAAAGATCAGGATACCAAATTGGTGCATTTTATCGGCAAAGACAATATTGTATTCCACTGCATCATTTTTCCTGCCATTTTGAAAACACATGGGGGATACGTATTGCCTGATAATGTGCCTGCGAATGAATTCTTGAATTTGGAAGGTGATAAAATTTCTACTTCCAGAAACTGGGCCGTATGGTTGCATGAATACTTGGAAGAATTCCCAGGAAAACAGGATGTGCTTCGTTATGTATTGACCGCTAATGCCCCAGAAACCAAGGATAATGACTTTACTTGGAAGGACTTTCAAGGAAGAAATAACTCTGAGTTGGTGGCCATCTTCGGCAATTTTGTCAACCGTGCAGTCGTATTGACCCATAAGTTTTTTGACGGGAAAGTTCCTGCTTTGGGTAAACTGGAAGCGGTGGACAGAGATGTCTTGGAAGAAATGGCCGGATTCCCTGATCGGATTGCGGATTCGATTGAGCGTTATAGATTCCGTGAGGCTTTGTCTTTGGTGATGGATTTTGCTAGGATGGGTAATAAGTACTTGGCTGAAACCGAACCTTGGAAATCGATCAAAACCGATCCAGAGAGAACAGCCACGGTCTTGAATATTGCCTTGAATATTGCTGCGAACTTAGCTGTGGTGGCCGAACCTTTCTTGCCATTTACGGCGAAAAAGATATATGACATGTTTGAGTTGAATGGACTGACTTGGAAAGATGCAGGAAAGTCTGATTTGTTGTTGGAAGGAAATGTGTTGAATCAAGCAGCCTTGTTGTTTGAGAAAATTGAGGATCAAACAGTAGAGCAGCAAGTCAATAAATTATTAGATACCAAGAAGAAGAATGCTATGGAAACAGCGCCTGCAGCACCGATGAAGGAGTTGATTACCTATGACGATTTTGTAAAATTAGATATGCGGGTGGTGAAAGTGCTGACTGCTGAGCCTATGCCAAAATCCAAAAAATTATTAAAATTGACGGTAGATACAGGACTTGGGCAGCGCACAGTACTGAGTGGTGTTGCTGAGCATTTCAAACCAGAAGATTTGGTAGGCAAGCAGGTGGTGATGTTGATCAACTTGGCGCCTCGAAAGATGATGGGGATTGATTCCGAGGGGATGATCTTGATGGCGGAAGACAAGGATGGTAGTTTGAAGTTATTGCAGCCACATGAAGGTGTTGCGCCTGGGTCCACGATTTCATAA
- a CDS encoding penicillin acylase family protein — MIHPSYFQKILLLVVIFCCSLITFPSIAQLSDVQRWEQRASQVEIFRDGFGVPHIYGKTDADAVFGMIYAQCEDDFNRVEMNYITAMGRMAEVEGVKELYADFRMKLYIDEAVVKKEYQQAPEWLKQLMDAWADGINFFLHTHPEVNPKLITKFEPWMALTFSEGSIGGDIETISVNQLKAFYDKEFQASLVYQERNFDEEPKGSNGFAIAPQLSSTGNALLMINPHTSFYFRPEVHMVSEEGLNAYGAVTWGQFFIYQGFNEYNGWMHTSAKADAIDHFALTVEQRNGRYHYKFGEEWRPLMEKPIALTYKEDGRQFKRTITAYYSHHGPVIREEDGKWVAIALMVEREKALTQSYLRTKTTNHQEFRAIMDLKTNSSNSTMYADRDGNIVYYHGNFVPRRDPSFDWRGVVDGSNPATDWQGLHDVSELLYLENPMTGWIQHCNSDPFNALGKASPKRSDFPAYVAWDVENARGINAVRILEQPRKWTIESMIYELAYDPHIVAFEPLVPVLKKAFDELPVSDPRKSQLQSAVDTLVAWDLKTHVNSVATSVAVFWGNQLMGMGRGLDRPWDAYVFDYLAEHLTQKQLIDALDKAVAKLGEDFGQWNTPWGEINRFQRVTNAIQGKFYDELPSLPVGFNSSMWGSLAAYGSRAYPNTKRFYGNVGNSFVAAVEFGEKVKAKSILAGGQSGNPFSPHFVDQAEMYTQAQFKDVFYYREDVEQHARKKYKPGQR; from the coding sequence ATGATACACCCCTCTTACTTTCAAAAGATTCTTTTGCTTGTTGTCATTTTTTGTTGCTCACTTATTACCTTCCCCAGTATTGCCCAATTGTCGGATGTACAGCGATGGGAGCAAAGGGCTTCGCAGGTCGAGATTTTTAGGGATGGATTTGGAGTACCGCATATTTATGGCAAAACAGATGCAGATGCGGTTTTTGGGATGATTTATGCACAATGCGAGGATGATTTCAACCGAGTGGAAATGAATTATATCACAGCCATGGGTAGAATGGCGGAAGTGGAAGGGGTGAAGGAGTTATATGCCGATTTTCGGATGAAGTTGTATATCGATGAGGCAGTGGTCAAAAAAGAGTATCAACAAGCACCGGAATGGTTGAAACAATTGATGGATGCTTGGGCAGATGGGATTAATTTCTTTCTACATACTCATCCCGAAGTCAACCCCAAACTGATCACCAAATTCGAACCATGGATGGCCTTGACATTTTCGGAAGGAAGTATAGGAGGAGATATTGAAACCATTTCTGTAAATCAACTGAAGGCTTTTTATGATAAAGAATTTCAGGCTTCACTCGTTTATCAAGAACGTAATTTTGACGAAGAACCCAAAGGTTCCAATGGTTTTGCCATTGCACCTCAGCTGTCATCAACAGGGAATGCTTTATTGATGATCAACCCGCATACGTCTTTTTATTTTAGACCGGAAGTTCACATGGTCAGTGAGGAAGGATTAAATGCTTATGGAGCGGTGACTTGGGGACAGTTTTTTATCTACCAGGGTTTTAATGAGTATAATGGTTGGATGCATACTTCCGCCAAGGCTGATGCAATAGACCACTTTGCTCTGACAGTGGAGCAAAGAAATGGGAGGTATCATTACAAATTTGGAGAGGAGTGGAGACCTCTGATGGAAAAGCCGATAGCATTGACTTACAAGGAAGATGGACGACAATTCAAGAGAACTATTACGGCTTACTACAGCCATCATGGTCCCGTTATCAGAGAAGAGGATGGAAAGTGGGTTGCCATTGCGTTGATGGTGGAACGAGAGAAGGCACTCACTCAATCTTATCTCCGTACCAAAACTACCAATCATCAGGAGTTTAGGGCGATCATGGACCTGAAAACCAACAGTTCCAATAGTACCATGTATGCTGATAGAGACGGGAATATTGTGTATTACCACGGGAATTTTGTTCCTAGAAGAGATCCCTCTTTTGATTGGAGAGGAGTGGTAGATGGCAGTAACCCGGCTACTGATTGGCAAGGTTTACACGACGTTTCAGAGTTACTTTACCTAGAAAATCCAATGACCGGGTGGATTCAGCACTGTAATTCTGACCCATTTAATGCACTTGGAAAGGCTAGTCCGAAGCGTTCAGATTTCCCTGCTTATGTGGCATGGGATGTAGAAAATGCTCGGGGCATCAATGCGGTCCGAATTTTGGAACAGCCTAGAAAATGGACCATTGAATCCATGATCTATGAATTGGCTTATGATCCGCATATAGTAGCTTTTGAGCCATTGGTACCTGTGTTGAAAAAGGCTTTCGATGAATTACCTGTAAGTGATCCAAGGAAATCGCAGCTTCAATCAGCAGTGGATACACTAGTCGCTTGGGATCTGAAAACCCATGTGAATTCGGTAGCCACATCAGTAGCGGTCTTTTGGGGCAATCAATTGATGGGAATGGGTAGAGGTTTAGATAGACCTTGGGATGCTTATGTATTTGATTATTTGGCGGAGCATTTAACTCAGAAGCAATTGATCGATGCATTGGATAAAGCTGTAGCCAAATTAGGTGAAGATTTTGGTCAATGGAATACGCCTTGGGGAGAGATCAACCGATTTCAACGGGTGACGAATGCCATTCAGGGGAAGTTTTATGACGAGTTGCCAAGTTTACCTGTAGGATTTAATTCATCCATGTGGGGTTCTTTAGCCGCTTATGGGAGTCGGGCTTATCCAAATACCAAACGCTTTTATGGGAATGTGGGCAATAGCTTTGTAGCAGCCGTGGAGTTTGGTGAGAAAGTAAAAGCCAAATCCATCTTGGCAGGGGGACAGTCAGGGAATCCTTTTTCTCCTCATTTTGTAGATCAGGCGGAGATGTACACCCAGGCCCAATTTAAAGATGTCTTCTATTATCGGGAAGATGTGGAGCAACATGCCCGTAAAAAATACAAGCCTGGACAACGCTAG
- a CDS encoding TraB/GumN family protein encodes MRKSVLLWIFILIQLFPAIAQQPLENSLLWKISDNGLEQPSYLFGTIHVICPEDFKMDERILSALQSSKKIVLELNMSDPMLVQEMQQNSMNADFYNIQNEFDPEAQAALDAFLSDNYGMGLAQIGIMKPFILSTMVLMKQLPCETPDSYELFFTNKSQEWKIPMEGLETATYQISLFDKIPLERQIADLSNMILTDASAEEFKGMVDAYTAEDLGKLQEIITADGLTGEYGAILIDQRNLDWIPKIEQLIKQESTFIAVGAGHLPSEKGVIQLLRNAGYTVEPVR; translated from the coding sequence ATGAGAAAATCCGTTTTACTCTGGATCTTTATTTTGATCCAACTATTCCCTGCCATTGCTCAACAGCCGTTAGAAAATTCCTTGTTGTGGAAAATTTCTGACAATGGACTCGAGCAGCCATCCTATCTTTTCGGCACCATTCATGTGATTTGTCCGGAAGATTTTAAAATGGACGAGCGCATCCTTTCGGCCTTGCAATCCAGCAAAAAAATTGTCTTGGAATTGAACATGTCCGACCCTATGCTGGTGCAGGAAATGCAGCAAAACTCTATGAATGCTGATTTCTACAATATTCAAAATGAATTTGACCCCGAAGCCCAAGCAGCATTAGATGCATTTCTATCGGATAACTATGGCATGGGCTTGGCACAAATCGGGATTATGAAACCGTTCATTCTATCCACTATGGTACTGATGAAGCAACTCCCTTGTGAAACACCCGATAGCTATGAGCTCTTTTTTACCAATAAATCCCAAGAATGGAAGATTCCTATGGAAGGTTTGGAAACTGCTACTTATCAGATCAGTCTTTTTGATAAAATACCGTTAGAACGTCAGATTGCAGATTTGTCTAACATGATTCTTACCGATGCCAGTGCTGAGGAATTCAAAGGTATGGTAGATGCCTATACAGCAGAAGATCTGGGTAAACTTCAAGAAATTATTACTGCCGATGGATTGACAGGTGAATATGGAGCGATTTTAATCGACCAACGTAACCTAGATTGGATCCCAAAAATTGAGCAACTGATCAAACAAGAAAGCACCTTTATCGCAGTTGGCGCAGGCCATCTCCCCTCCGAAAAAGGAGTCATCCAACTCCTCCGAAATGCAGGTTACACTGTTGAACCGGTACGATAA
- a CDS encoding bifunctional metallophosphatase/5'-nucleotidase, which produces MNLTKRSFLKKLGALSAGTGLIGAGALQSSCSSNTDNQIVSGEMDPPAAFKVTILQTTDVHCQIHPHDELYWENGEKVFKKAGGYANMHAFIQQQRAQAAHSFLVDTGDMFQGSMLSVKTKGEAIVPILNAMSYDLYSPGNWEVVYNKKPMQKLMGALTAGKVCANMYHDLGNGERGELIFPPYHIWTVNGVKFGFIGYNDHLVPRRQSPGYSEGIIFTRPEANLAHYVDVLRNQEGCAFVAIMSHIGLSQEIALSNNPACEGVDYILGADTHERVRKPIQGKYAKVVQPGAFGSFLGKLELQVNDGKVVGETYELLDVLADTIEPSPRISRIVEEVEKPFKEEINRVVGYSTIPLYRYFVIENPIDTMVVDAVKWQLPDVDIALSNGFRFCPPNVTPDETGNIPITRGNVYDMLPVDSIVRVGEVTGQQLMDWMEVELNNVFAEDANRRFGGWVTKFKGMEITFNAFGEQGKRVQSMIIKGEPVDLNKTYTISACEREGDPADVVCRMNNVKNVQNTEHTLHGVMLAYLEANSPVSPTPRGDARALDAPATLLSQVTGVDYEFH; this is translated from the coding sequence ATGAACCTAACCAAACGATCATTTCTAAAGAAACTAGGCGCACTGAGTGCAGGAACAGGATTGATAGGAGCAGGAGCACTGCAATCTTCTTGCAGTAGCAATACTGACAATCAGATAGTTTCTGGAGAAATGGATCCACCTGCTGCATTTAAAGTTACAATTTTACAGACCACCGATGTGCATTGTCAGATTCATCCTCACGATGAACTGTATTGGGAGAATGGAGAAAAAGTCTTTAAAAAAGCTGGAGGCTATGCCAATATGCATGCCTTTATTCAACAGCAACGAGCACAAGCAGCGCATTCGTTTTTGGTAGATACAGGGGATATGTTTCAGGGATCTATGCTTTCTGTCAAAACCAAAGGCGAAGCGATAGTACCCATTTTGAACGCTATGTCTTATGATTTGTATTCGCCTGGCAACTGGGAGGTTGTGTACAATAAAAAGCCCATGCAGAAACTCATGGGTGCTTTGACAGCAGGGAAAGTTTGTGCCAATATGTACCATGATTTGGGTAATGGAGAGCGTGGAGAATTGATTTTTCCTCCCTACCATATCTGGACCGTGAATGGGGTGAAGTTTGGTTTTATTGGATACAATGATCATTTGGTTCCAAGAAGACAGTCTCCAGGATACAGCGAAGGAATTATTTTCACCAGACCAGAAGCTAACTTAGCGCATTATGTAGATGTATTGAGAAATCAGGAAGGATGTGCTTTTGTAGCGATTATGTCTCATATCGGACTTTCTCAAGAAATAGCACTTTCAAATAATCCAGCTTGTGAAGGGGTAGATTATATCTTGGGAGCGGATACCCATGAACGCGTTCGCAAGCCTATCCAAGGGAAATATGCCAAAGTGGTGCAGCCGGGTGCTTTTGGGTCATTTTTAGGGAAATTGGAGTTGCAGGTGAACGATGGAAAAGTTGTTGGCGAAACTTACGAATTATTGGATGTGTTGGCTGATACGATTGAACCTTCCCCTCGCATCAGTAGAATTGTGGAGGAAGTAGAAAAGCCATTCAAAGAGGAAATCAATCGGGTAGTTGGTTACAGTACGATTCCGCTTTATAGGTATTTTGTTATTGAAAATCCTATTGACACCATGGTAGTGGATGCTGTGAAATGGCAGTTGCCCGATGTAGATATTGCGTTGTCTAATGGTTTCCGTTTCTGTCCTCCAAACGTCACTCCCGATGAAACCGGAAATATTCCGATTACAAGAGGCAATGTGTACGATATGCTTCCAGTAGATTCCATCGTGCGTGTAGGTGAGGTTACTGGGCAGCAATTGATGGATTGGATGGAAGTGGAGTTAAACAACGTTTTTGCAGAGGATGCCAATAGACGTTTTGGAGGTTGGGTGACTAAGTTCAAGGGTATGGAGATTACCTTCAATGCTTTTGGTGAACAAGGAAAGCGGGTGCAGTCCATGATTATCAAAGGAGAACCTGTTGATTTGAATAAAACCTATACAATATCTGCTTGCGAACGAGAAGGAGATCCTGCGGATGTAGTTTGTAGAATGAACAATGTGAAAAATGTGCAAAATACAGAACATACCCTACATGGAGTGATGTTGGCTTACCTAGAAGCAAATTCTCCTGTATCTCCAACTCCAAGAGGAGATGCTCGGGCATTGGATGCTCCGGCTACTTTATTGTCCCAAGTGACAGGAGTGGATTATGAGTTTCATTGA